One genomic segment of Helianthus annuus cultivar XRQ/B chromosome 14, HanXRQr2.0-SUNRISE, whole genome shotgun sequence includes these proteins:
- the LOC110904551 gene encoding AT-hook motif nuclear-localized protein 14, protein MEPDDLGLGSYYHHHHPQPQPPPQRHQHPHHPQPQPPPPPQPPSAIANGMLQNTNNDPRPSQLLYPHNSAPSAVSSPLETGVRRKRGRPRKYGTPEQAAAAKRMSSSSSPGTSVPPLSPPSKKESSLGVSSSSTTSFKKYALGNTGQGFTPHVISVAAGEDISQKIMSFMQQSKQEMCVLSASGSITNATLRQPATSAGNITYEGRFDILSFCGSYIRTDLGGTGGLSVCLSSNDGQIIGGGVDGPLIAAGPVQVIVGSFSIEGKKESTAILKGDASTNKLPSPNVGPSVPNLSFLSGPDTSGRNVVGGSDEQQNIDGYQFMIQNRNVPVSDWRPNNDSRNTAGYDFSGRLNHGAQQSPKSGDYDRFQD, encoded by the exons ATGGAACCGGATGACCTTGGTCTAGGCTCTTactatcaccaccaccacccgcAACCACAACCTCCACCCCAACGCCACCAGCACCCACACCACCCACAacctcaaccaccaccaccaccacaaccaccatcagCCATCGCCAATGGAATGTTACAAAACACCAACAATGATCCTAGACCATCTCAATTGCTCTACCCTCATAATTCTGCTCCCTCTGCTGTCTCTTCTCCGTTAGAAACCGGTGTTCGGAGAAAAAGAGGCAGACCAAGAAAGTACGGAACGCCGGAACAAGCTGCCGCTGCGAAAAGAATGTCGTCGAGCTCTTCTCCGGGCACCTCGGTTCCGCCGTTGTCCCCGCCGAGCAAGAAGGAGTCGTCTTTGGGAGTTAGTAGCTCATCTACTACTTCTTTCAAGAAGTATGCTCTTG GGAACACTGGGCAAGGTTTTACACCTCATGTTATATCCGTGGCTGCCGGAGAG GATATTAGCCAGAAAATAATGTCGTTTATGCAACAAAGCAAGCAAGAGATGTGTGTCCTCTCAGCATCTGGTTCAATCACTAATGCAACGTTACGCCAGCCAGCCACATCCGCAGGCAACATTACTTATGAG GGTCGTTTTGACATCCTATCATTCTGCGGATCTTATATACGTACTGATTTGGGTGGCACGGGTGGATTAAGCGTCTGTTTGTCTAGTAACGACGGACAAATCATAGGTGGTGGTGTTGATGGGCCGTTGATAGCCGCAGGTCCTGTCCAG GTAATCGTTGGCTCATTTTCTATCGAGGGTAAGAAAGAAAGTACTGCTATCCTAAAAGGCGATGCATCTACAAACAAGTTGCCATCACCAAATGTGGGGCCGTCGGTTCCAAACTTGAGCTTCCTATCGGGACCAGACACTTCCGGAAGAAATGTAGTCGGTGGCAGTGATGAGCAACAAAATATCGACGGGTACCAGTTCATGATCCAGAATCGAAATGTGCCTGTAAGCGATTGGAGGCCTAACAATGATTCTAGGAACACTGCTGGTTATGACTTCTCAG GAAGATTGAATCATGGGGCACAACAGTCACCAAAGAGTGGGGATTACGATCGTTTTCAAGACTGA